The DNA segment AAACACGGTAAAGTTGTTTTAGATGAAAATGGAAAACCAAAAAAAGCTGAAGGTTCTGTTGAATTAGGAAATGAGCTTTATGATGCACAATGTGTTATGTGTCATGGAGATTTTGGAAGTGGAGGAAAAGGTTATCCAAAACTTGCAGGTGGTACAGTGGCTTCACTTAAACATCAAAGATTAAATCCAGCAGATGAAAATCCAGATCCAGATAATCCAGATAAAACTATAGGTTCGTATTGGCCATATGCTTCTACTTTATTTTGGTATATACAAGAGTCAATGCCTTTTAATCATCCAAAAAGTTTAACAAATAGTGAAACTTATGCACTTACAGCTTATTTATTATCTGTAAATAATATTACTATTGACGGACAAGAACTAGATGATGATTTTGTTTTAGATAAAGAAAAATTTCAGAAAATAGTTATGCCAAATGTTAATGGATTCTATCCAGAAACAAATACACCTGAAAATCCAAAAAAAGGTGTTGAAAATATGACTAAGTTTTTAAGTGATCCTACAAACTATGGAAAAGGTACAAGATGTATGAAGGATTGTATAAAAGATGATGTTGAAAATTTAGTTCTTAGAATTCAAGAAGATTTATCAAAAGCTGCAAATGAACCTCTTTCTACTGCAAGAGAATTGCCAAAAGTAGATGCAAGTAAATCTGCACCTGGTCAAGCAGATTATGAGAATGCGGGTTGTTCAGCTTGTCACTCAAATGCGGCAATTGGAGCACCTGTTGTTGGAGATAAAGCTGCTTGGGATAAAGT comes from the Aliarcobacter cibarius genome and includes:
- a CDS encoding c-type cytochrome codes for the protein MFILENIKKLKSTILSISLATLLVSSAHAASSVDGAVKYPVKDGKYTQYHVNTQDTKEFNIGRDATKTEIAAWDLDVAYDNSGLPEFEMKHGKVVLDENGKPKKAEGSVELGNELYDAQCVMCHGDFGSGGKGYPKLAGGTVASLKHQRLNPADENPDPDNPDKTIGSYWPYASTLFWYIQESMPFNHPKSLTNSETYALTAYLLSVNNITIDGQELDDDFVLDKEKFQKIVMPNVNGFYPETNTPENPKKGVENMTKFLSDPTNYGKGTRCMKDCIKDDVENLVLRIQEDLSKAANEPLSTARELPKVDASKSAPGQADYENAGCSACHSNAAIGAPVVGDKAAWDKVVSKGLEQVYSNGINGINAMPPKGGADISDEKFKQIIDYMINSSK